In one Modestobacter sp. L9-4 genomic region, the following are encoded:
- the rpoB gene encoding DNA-directed RNA polymerase subunit beta has product MPGAPLRVSFAKIHEPLEVPDLLALQTASFEWLVGSPAWKATLAPEDQADAVGGLAEILEEISPIEDFSGSMSLSFSNPRFEDVKASLEECKDKDMTYAAPLFVTAEFMNNTTGEIKSQTVFMGDFPVMTSKGTFVINGTERVVVSQLVRSPGVYFDKTLDKTSDKDVYSAKVIPSRGAWLEFDVDKRDTVGVRIDRKRRQPVSVLLKALGWTEDRIREHFQWSPTMLATLEKDHIAGQDEALLDIYRKLRPGEPPTRESAQALLENLFFNPKRYDLAKVGRYKVNKKLQVEVAQGTSTLTEDDIVATIEYVVRLHAGEPDFDVDDIDHFGNRRLRTVGELIQNQIRVGLSRMERVVRERMTTQDVEAITPQTLINIRPVVASIKEFFGTSQLSQFMDQTNPLAGLTHKRRLSALGPGGLSRERAGMEVRDVHPSHYGRMCPIETPEGPNIGLIGSLSSFARVNPFGFIETPYRKVENGTVTDQIDYLTADEEDRFVVAQANSPLDANNRFAEDLVLVRTKGGETTDLAPENVDYMDVSPRQMTSVATAMIPFLEHDDANRALMGANMQRQAVPLLRSEAPLVGTGMELHAAVDAGDVVVAEKAGVVEDATADFITVMADDGTRQTYRLLKFQRSNQGTSINQSPVVEEGQRVEAGQVVADGPCTDEGEMALGKNLLVAFMPWEGHNYEDAIILSQRLVQDDVLSSIHIEEFEVDARDTKLGAEEITRDIPNVSEEVLADLDERGIIRIGAEVVPGDILVGKVTPKGETELTPEERLLRAIFGEKAREVRDTSLKVKHGESGKVIGVRVFSREDGDELPAGVNELIRVYVAQMRKISDGDKLAGRHGNKGVISKILPQEDMPFLEDGTPVDIVLNPLGVPGRMNVGQVLEMHLGWIAKQGWQVEGTPEWAAKIPGAARSAAPGTRTATPVFDGAREEELIGLLGSTTPNRDGERMVKETGKARLFDGRSGEPYPEPIAVGYVYILKLLHLVDDKIHARSTGPYSMITQQPLGGKAQFGGQRFGEMECWAMQAYGAAYALQELLTIKSDDILGRVKVYEAIVKGENIPEPGIPESFKVLLKELQSLCLNVEVLSSDGNAIELRDTDDEVFRAAEELGIDLSRREPSSVEDV; this is encoded by the coding sequence ATCCCCGGCGCCCCGCTTCGCGTCTCGTTCGCCAAGATCCACGAGCCCCTCGAGGTGCCGGACCTGCTCGCGCTGCAGACCGCCTCCTTCGAGTGGCTGGTCGGCAGCCCCGCGTGGAAGGCCACGCTGGCGCCCGAGGACCAGGCCGACGCCGTCGGCGGCCTCGCGGAGATCCTCGAGGAGATCTCCCCGATCGAGGACTTCAGCGGTTCCATGTCGCTGTCCTTCTCCAACCCGCGCTTCGAGGACGTCAAGGCGTCCCTCGAGGAGTGCAAGGACAAGGACATGACCTACGCGGCGCCGCTGTTCGTCACCGCCGAGTTCATGAACAACACCACCGGCGAGATCAAGAGCCAGACGGTGTTCATGGGCGACTTCCCGGTCATGACGAGCAAGGGCACGTTCGTCATCAACGGCACCGAGCGCGTCGTCGTCTCCCAGCTGGTCCGCTCGCCGGGCGTCTACTTCGACAAGACCCTGGACAAGACGTCGGACAAGGACGTCTACAGCGCCAAGGTCATCCCCAGCCGCGGTGCGTGGCTGGAGTTCGACGTCGACAAGCGCGACACCGTCGGCGTCCGCATCGACCGCAAGCGCCGCCAGCCGGTCTCCGTCCTGCTGAAGGCCCTCGGCTGGACCGAGGACCGGATCCGCGAGCACTTCCAGTGGTCGCCCACGATGCTGGCCACGCTGGAGAAGGACCACATCGCCGGCCAGGACGAGGCGCTGCTGGACATCTACCGCAAGCTGCGTCCGGGCGAGCCGCCGACGCGTGAGTCCGCGCAGGCGCTGCTGGAGAACCTCTTCTTCAACCCCAAGCGCTACGACCTCGCGAAGGTCGGCCGCTACAAGGTGAACAAGAAGCTCCAGGTGGAGGTCGCCCAGGGCACCTCGACGCTGACCGAGGACGACATCGTCGCCACCATCGAGTACGTGGTCCGCCTGCACGCCGGCGAGCCCGACTTCGACGTCGACGACATCGACCACTTCGGCAACCGCCGGCTGCGCACCGTGGGCGAGCTGATCCAGAACCAGATCCGGGTCGGCCTCTCCCGCATGGAGCGCGTGGTCCGCGAGCGGATGACGACCCAGGACGTCGAGGCAATCACGCCGCAGACCCTGATCAACATCCGGCCGGTCGTCGCCTCCATCAAGGAGTTCTTCGGCACCAGCCAGCTCTCGCAGTTCATGGACCAGACCAACCCGCTCGCGGGCCTGACCCACAAGCGCCGCCTGTCGGCGCTGGGCCCGGGCGGTCTGTCCCGTGAGCGCGCGGGCATGGAGGTCCGCGACGTGCACCCCAGCCACTACGGCCGGATGTGCCCGATCGAGACCCCTGAGGGCCCGAACATCGGCCTGATCGGCTCGCTGTCCTCCTTCGCGCGGGTGAACCCCTTCGGCTTCATCGAGACGCCGTACCGCAAGGTCGAGAACGGCACCGTCACCGACCAGATCGACTACCTCACCGCGGACGAGGAGGACCGGTTCGTCGTCGCCCAGGCCAACTCGCCGCTGGACGCCAACAACCGCTTCGCCGAGGACCTGGTCCTGGTCCGCACCAAGGGCGGCGAGACCACCGACCTCGCGCCGGAGAACGTCGACTACATGGACGTCTCGCCGCGTCAGATGACGTCGGTTGCGACGGCGATGATCCCGTTCCTCGAGCACGACGACGCCAACCGCGCCCTGATGGGCGCGAACATGCAGCGTCAGGCCGTCCCGCTGCTCCGCAGCGAGGCGCCGCTGGTCGGCACCGGCATGGAGCTGCACGCCGCCGTCGACGCCGGTGACGTGGTGGTGGCGGAGAAGGCGGGTGTCGTCGAGGACGCCACCGCCGACTTCATCACCGTCATGGCCGACGACGGGACCCGGCAGACCTACCGGCTGCTGAAGTTCCAGCGCTCGAACCAGGGCACCTCGATCAACCAGAGCCCGGTGGTCGAGGAGGGCCAGCGGGTCGAGGCCGGTCAGGTCGTCGCCGACGGTCCGTGCACCGACGAGGGCGAGATGGCGCTGGGCAAGAACCTGCTCGTCGCCTTCATGCCCTGGGAGGGTCACAACTACGAGGACGCGATCATCCTGTCGCAGCGCCTCGTGCAGGACGACGTCCTGTCCTCGATCCACATCGAGGAGTTCGAGGTCGACGCCCGCGACACCAAGCTGGGCGCCGAGGAGATCACCCGGGACATCCCGAACGTCTCCGAGGAGGTCCTCGCCGACCTCGACGAGCGCGGGATCATCCGCATCGGTGCCGAGGTCGTCCCCGGCGACATCCTCGTCGGCAAGGTCACGCCCAAGGGCGAGACCGAGCTGACCCCCGAGGAGCGGCTGCTGCGGGCGATCTTCGGTGAGAAGGCCCGCGAGGTCCGCGACACCAGCCTCAAGGTCAAGCACGGCGAGTCCGGCAAGGTCATCGGCGTCCGCGTGTTCTCCCGCGAGGACGGCGACGAGCTGCCCGCCGGCGTGAACGAGCTCATCCGGGTCTACGTGGCCCAGATGCGCAAGATCAGCGACGGCGACAAGCTGGCCGGCCGCCACGGCAACAAGGGCGTCATCTCCAAGATCCTCCCGCAGGAGGACATGCCGTTCCTCGAGGACGGCACCCCGGTCGACATCGTGCTCAACCCGCTGGGCGTGCCCGGCCGGATGAACGTCGGCCAGGTCCTGGAGATGCACCTGGGCTGGATCGCCAAGCAGGGCTGGCAGGTCGAGGGCACCCCGGAGTGGGCCGCCAAGATCCCCGGCGCTGCGCGTTCGGCGGCCCCGGGCACCCGTACCGCCACGCCGGTGTTCGACGGCGCCCGCGAGGAGGAGCTCATCGGCCTGCTCGGCTCGACGACCCCCAACCGGGACGGCGAGCGGATGGTCAAGGAGACCGGCAAGGCCCGGCTGTTCGACGGTCGTTCCGGGGAGCCCTACCCCGAGCCGATCGCCGTGGGCTACGTCTACATCCTCAAGCTGCTGCACCTCGTCGACGACAAGATCCACGCTCGCTCCACGGGTCCGTACTCGATGATCACGCAGCAGCCGCTGGGTGGTAAGGCGCAGTTCGGTGGCCAGCGCTTCGGTGAGATGGAGTGCTGGGCGATGCAGGCCTACGGCGCCGCGTACGCGCTGCAGGAGCTGCTCACCATCAAGTCCGACGACATCCTCGGCCGCGTGAAGGTCTACGAGGCCATCGTCAAGGGCGAGAATATCCCCGAGCCGGGCATCCCCGAGTCGTTCAAGGTGTTGCTCAAGGAGCTCCAGTCGCTCTGCCTGAACGTGGAGGTCCTCTCCAGCGACGGCAACGCGATCGAGCTGCGCGACACCGACGACGAGGTCTTCCGGGCCGCGGAGGAGCTGGGCATCGACCTGTCCCGCCGCGAGCCGTCGTCCGTCGAGGACGTCTGA
- the rplL gene encoding 50S ribosomal protein L7/L12: MAKLSTDELLDAFKEMTLLELSDFVKEFETTFDVTAAAPVAVAAAGGGGAAATEAPVEQDEFDVILEAAGDKKIQVIKEVRTLTSLGLKEAKDLVDNAPKPVLEKVAKDAAEKAKASLEGAGATVTVK, translated from the coding sequence ATGGCCAAGCTTTCCACCGACGAGCTCCTCGACGCCTTCAAGGAGATGACGCTCCTGGAGCTGTCTGACTTCGTGAAGGAGTTCGAGACCACCTTCGACGTCACCGCCGCGGCCCCCGTCGCCGTCGCCGCCGCTGGTGGTGGCGGTGCCGCCGCCACCGAGGCCCCCGTCGAGCAGGACGAGTTCGACGTCATCCTCGAGGCTGCCGGCGACAAGAAGATCCAGGTCATCAAGGAGGTGCGCACGCTGACCTCGCTCGGCCTCAAGGAGGCCAAGGACCTGGTCGACAACGCGCCCAAGCCGGTGCTGGAGAAGGTCGCCAAGGACGCTGCCGAGAAGGCCAAGGCCTCCCTCGAGGGCGCCGGCGCCACCGTCACCGTCAAGTGA
- the rplA gene encoding 50S ribosomal protein L1, with protein MAKHGKNYRKVAELVDQDTLYSPLQAAGLAKQTSPTKYDATVEVAIRLGVDPRKADQMVRGTVNLPHGTGKTARVIVFATGDKAAEATAAGADVVGAEDLIERIQGGFLDFDAAIATPDQMAKVGRIARILGPRGLMPNPKTGTVTPDVTKAVNDIKGGKINFRVDKQANLHLVIGKASFDETKLVENYAAALDEVLRAKPSSAKGRYLKKVTVSTTMGPGIPVDPNRTRNMTVDEVNA; from the coding sequence ATGGCGAAGCACGGCAAGAACTACCGCAAGGTCGCCGAGCTGGTCGACCAGGACACCCTGTACAGCCCGCTGCAGGCTGCCGGTCTGGCGAAGCAGACCTCGCCCACCAAGTACGACGCGACCGTCGAGGTCGCGATCCGCCTCGGGGTCGACCCGCGCAAGGCCGACCAGATGGTCCGCGGCACGGTCAACCTGCCCCACGGCACCGGCAAGACCGCCCGCGTCATCGTGTTCGCGACCGGTGACAAGGCCGCCGAGGCCACCGCCGCCGGCGCCGACGTCGTGGGTGCCGAGGACCTGATCGAGCGCATCCAGGGCGGCTTCCTGGACTTCGACGCCGCGATCGCGACCCCCGACCAGATGGCCAAGGTCGGCCGCATCGCCCGCATCCTCGGCCCCCGTGGCCTGATGCCGAACCCGAAGACCGGCACGGTGACCCCCGACGTCACCAAGGCCGTCAACGACATCAAGGGCGGGAAGATCAACTTCCGCGTCGACAAGCAGGCCAACCTGCACCTGGTGATCGGCAAGGCCTCCTTCGACGAGACCAAGCTGGTGGAGAACTACGCCGCCGCCCTCGACGAGGTGCTCCGCGCGAAGCCGTCCTCGGCCAAGGGTCGGTACCTCAAGAAGGTCACCGTCTCCACCACCATGGGCCCGGGCATCCCGGTCGACCCGAACCGCACCCGCAACATGACCGTCGACGAGGTCAACGCCTAG
- the rplK gene encoding 50S ribosomal protein L11, protein MPPRKRLTAVIKLQIKAGAATPAPPVGPALGQHGVNIMEFCKAYNAATEAQRGDIVPVEISVFEDRSFTFITKTPPAARMLLKAAGVEKGSGEPHKTKVATVTRDQVREIAQVKMEDLNANDLEQAEKIIAGTARSMGITVK, encoded by the coding sequence ATGCCCCCCAGGAAGCGGTTGACCGCGGTCATCAAGCTCCAGATCAAGGCCGGCGCGGCCACCCCCGCGCCGCCCGTGGGTCCGGCGCTCGGCCAGCACGGCGTCAACATCATGGAGTTCTGCAAGGCCTACAACGCCGCCACCGAGGCGCAGCGCGGGGACATCGTCCCCGTGGAGATCTCGGTCTTCGAGGACCGGTCCTTCACCTTCATCACCAAGACGCCGCCGGCAGCCCGCATGCTGCTGAAGGCCGCTGGTGTGGAGAAGGGCTCGGGCGAGCCGCACAAGACCAAGGTCGCCACGGTCACCCGTGACCAGGTCCGCGAGATCGCCCAGGTCAAGATGGAGGACCTGAACGCCAACGACCTCGAGCAGGCCGAGAAGATCATCGCCGGCACCGCCCGGTCGATGGGCATCACCGTCAAGTAA
- the nusG gene encoding transcription termination/antitermination protein NusG: MTDPREPFETDSAVEAIDLDDARFDVRGSTDLETGTDDSTGSAEGSVDTADQDTDTEDLDVVPDDESGVRQTGSVEGALDDTDLTADNPMGNASVSGNGNSRGSVDDVLVGDPTAEPAPDHDPLVVETLEEAVAEDQDPATALRETLRSQFGDWYVIHSYAGYENKVKTNLESRITSLDMEDYIFQIEVPTEEVTEIKNGKRTQVNRKKLPGYLLVRMDLNDESWGAVRNTPGVTGFVGATSKPSPLSIDEVVNLLVTAIPETSAAATEATPAASPAAVSDFEVGESVTVMDGPFATLPATINEINPEQQKLQVLVSIFGRETPVELSFTQVSKI, from the coding sequence GTGACCGACCCCCGTGAGCCCTTCGAGACCGACAGCGCCGTCGAGGCCATCGACCTCGACGACGCCCGGTTCGACGTGCGCGGCAGCACCGACCTCGAGACGGGCACCGACGACAGCACCGGGTCCGCCGAGGGGTCCGTCGACACCGCCGACCAGGACACCGACACCGAGGACCTCGACGTCGTCCCCGACGACGAGTCCGGCGTCCGGCAGACCGGTTCCGTCGAGGGTGCGCTCGACGACACGGACCTGACCGCCGACAACCCGATGGGCAACGCGTCCGTGTCCGGCAACGGGAACTCCCGTGGCTCGGTGGACGACGTCCTGGTCGGCGACCCGACGGCCGAGCCGGCGCCCGACCACGACCCGCTGGTCGTCGAGACGCTGGAAGAGGCGGTCGCTGAGGACCAGGACCCGGCGACCGCGCTGCGCGAGACGCTGCGCAGCCAGTTCGGCGACTGGTACGTGATCCACTCCTACGCGGGCTACGAGAACAAGGTGAAGACCAACCTCGAGTCCCGGATCACGTCGCTGGACATGGAGGACTACATCTTCCAGATCGAGGTGCCCACCGAGGAGGTCACCGAGATCAAGAACGGCAAGCGGACCCAGGTCAACCGCAAGAAGCTGCCCGGGTACCTGCTCGTCCGGATGGACCTCAACGACGAGTCGTGGGGCGCGGTGCGCAACACCCCCGGCGTCACCGGCTTCGTCGGCGCGACCTCCAAGCCCTCCCCGCTGAGCATCGACGAGGTCGTCAACCTCCTCGTCACCGCGATCCCGGAGACCTCGGCCGCCGCGACCGAGGCGACGCCCGCCGCGAGCCCGGCCGCCGTCTCCGACTTCGAGGTCGGCGAGTCCGTCACCGTCATGGACGGTCCGTTCGCGACGCTGCCGGCCACCATCAACGAGATCAACCCCGAGCAGCAGAAGCTGCAGGTGCTGGTCTCGATCTTCGGTCGCGAGACCCCCGTCGAGCTGTCCTTCACGCAGGTCTCCAAGATCTGA
- the secE gene encoding preprotein translocase subunit SecE yields the protein MSEKDGEPNEERPDAEQLGVDPLDAEAPGVDDAAELEAAEAELADEAEHDEDKTVAPTRRRGRTAARPANRTEGGATAAGTRSRADAERARAAELRRKRSLGRFLREVVAELRKVIWPGRKELITYTTVVIVFVAIMVALVAGLDILFAQGVLAVFG from the coding sequence GTGAGCGAGAAGGACGGCGAGCCGAACGAGGAGCGGCCCGACGCCGAGCAGCTCGGCGTCGACCCGCTGGACGCCGAGGCCCCGGGCGTCGACGACGCCGCGGAGCTCGAGGCCGCCGAGGCCGAGCTCGCCGACGAGGCCGAGCACGACGAGGACAAGACGGTCGCCCCGACCCGGCGCCGCGGCCGCACGGCCGCCCGTCCCGCGAACCGCACCGAGGGCGGCGCCACCGCGGCGGGCACCCGCTCCCGCGCCGACGCCGAGCGCGCCCGCGCCGCGGAGCTCCGCCGCAAGCGCAGCCTCGGCCGGTTCCTCCGCGAGGTCGTCGCCGAGCTGCGGAAGGTCATCTGGCCCGGTCGCAAGGAGCTCATCACCTACACGACCGTGGTGATCGTCTTCGTGGCGATCATGGTCGCGCTCGTGGCCGGCCTCGACATCCTCTTCGCCCAGGGCGTGCTCGCCGTCTTCGGCTGA